The following coding sequences are from one Alosa alosa isolate M-15738 ecotype Scorff River chromosome 13, AALO_Geno_1.1, whole genome shotgun sequence window:
- the si:cabz01093077.1 gene encoding C-C chemokine receptor type 8: MSTMVLPTTTTEYDYDYSTDSSITPCFLDTADSLGTAFRPVLLWVVCVVGLLGNGLVLWVLALHRVRTMADVCLLNLALADLLLALLLPLWTRAGVGSDLMNAALCKVTAGMYQLGFTSGLLFVTLMSLDRYLAIVHAVASSAVRKLRYSVLVSAAVWVAAATLALVKALFTISDDDGKCLVDYPTKTRKLVHNFTEISVCLGVCLPTLTFCYVRILVVVRQQRSSKKSRAVRLIFAIVCAFTVFWVPYYVAVLLQTLHHDLDLWSWCQMSQHLTVAVEVTEIVALTHCCVNPVIYAFVGEKFKKGFALAFARHPLCVKLCPLAYTVTSTYSKPSDNDTSNTAVSSARLENVEKDY, translated from the exons ATGAG TACCATGGTGCTtccaaccaccaccacagagTACGACTATGACTACTCCACGGACTCCTCGATCACACCCTGCTTCCTGGACACAGCTGACTCGCTGGGGACGGCCTTCCGCCCGGTGCTGCTGTGGGTAGTGTGCGTGGTAGGCCTGCTGGGCAACGGGCTGGTGTTGTGGGTCTTGGCGTTGCACCGCGTTCGGACCATGGCCGACGTGTGCCTGCTCAACCTGGCGCTGGCTGACCTCCTGCTCGCCCTGCTCCTGCCCCTCTGGACCCGCGCGGGCGTGGGCTCGGACTTGATGAACGCCGCCCTCTGCAAGGTCACAGCCGGCATGTACCAGCTGGGCTTCACCAGCGGCCTGCTCTTCGTCACGCTCATGAGCCTCGACCGCTACCTCGCCATCGTGCACGCCGTGGCGTCCTCCGCTGTGCGCAAGCTGCGCTACAGCGTCCTGGTCAGCGCCGCGGTCTGGGTGGCGGCCGCCACACTGGCCCTGGTCAAGGCCCTCTTCACCATCAGCGACGACGATGGGAAGTGCCTCGTGGATTACCCCACCAAGACGCGGAAACTGGTGCACAACTTCACGGAGATCTCCGTGTGCCTCGGCGTCTGCCTGCCCACCCTCACCTTCTGCTACGTGAGGATTCTCGTGGTGGTGCGGCAGCAGCGTAGCTCCAAGAAGAGCCGCGCCGTGCGCCTCATCTTCGCCATCGTCTGCGCGTTCACCGTCTTCTGGGTGCCCTACTACGTGGCCGTGCTCCTGCAGACGCTGCATCACGACCTGGACCTGTGGAGCTGGTGCCAGATGTCCCAGCACCTGACGGTGGCGGTGGAGGTGACGGAGATCGTGGCGCTCACCCACTGCTGCGTCAACCCCGTCATCTACGCCTTCGTAGGGGAGAAGTTCAAGAAGGGCTTCGCCCTGGCGTTCGCCAGGCATCCTCTCTGTGTGAAACTGTGCCCTCTGGCCTACACTGTCACAAGTACTTACTCGAAACCTTCAGACAACGACACCTCAAacacagctgtgtcttcagCACGCTTGGAAAACGTAGAAAAGGACTATTGA